DNA from Aureimonas sp. AU20:
CCGATCTGACCTACCGCGCCGATCTTCTGGTGGAGGGTGGGCGCATCGCCGCGATCGGGCCGGACCTTTCGGGCGACGAGGTGATCGACGCCTCCGGCGCCTATGTCATGCCGGGTGGGATCGACCCTCACACCCATCTCGAAATGCCCTTCATGGGCACGCATTCCTCCGATGATTTCGACACGGGCACGGCCGCCGCTTTGGCCGGAGGCACGACCATGGTGGTCGATTTCTGTCTGCCCGCGCCGGGCCAGGGGCTGATCGACGCGCTGGGCGAGTGGCACCAGAAGGCCGGCAAGGCGCGGACCGATTATTCCTTCCACATGGCCATCACCTGGTGGGGCGAGGAGGTCTTCGCCGACATGCCGAAGGTGGTGGCGGAGGGCATCAACACGTTCAAGCACTTCATGGCCTACAAGGGCGCATTGATGGTGAACGACGACGAGATGTTCGCCTCCTTCTCGCGCTGCGCCGAGATCGGCGCCATGCCGCTGGTGCATGCGGAGAACGGCGACGTGGTGGCTTTTCTCCAGCAGAAGCTGCTGGGCGAGGGCAACAACGGGCCGGAGGCCCATGCTTACTCCCGCCCGCCGGAGGTGGAGGGCGAGGCGACCAATCGCGCCATCATGATCGCCGATCAGGCCGGCGTGCCTCTCTATGTCGTGCATGTGTCCTGCGAGGAGGCGCACGAGGCGATCCGCCGGGCGCGGGCCAAAGGCATGCGCGTCTTCGGCGAGCCGCTGATCCAGCACCTGACTCTCGACGAGAGCGAATACG
Protein-coding regions in this window:
- the hydA gene encoding dihydropyrimidinase, producing the protein MSIAIKGGTIVTADLTYRADLLVEGGRIAAIGPDLSGDEVIDASGAYVMPGGIDPHTHLEMPFMGTHSSDDFDTGTAAALAGGTTMVVDFCLPAPGQGLIDALGEWHQKAGKARTDYSFHMAITWWGEEVFADMPKVVAEGINTFKHFMAYKGALMVNDDEMFASFSRCAEIGAMPLVHAENGDVVAFLQQKLLGEGNNGPEAHAYSRPPEVEGEATNRAIMIADQAGVPLYVVHVSCEEAHEAIRRARAKGMRVFGEPLIQHLTLDESEYAHPDWDYAARRVMSPPFRNRKHQDSLWAGLQSGSLQVVATDHCAFTSAQKRFGLGDFTKIPNGTGGLEDRMAVLWTRGVNTGRLTMNEFVAATSTNIAKILNIYPRKGTILVGADADLVIWDPAATKTVSAAAQHSAIDYNVFEGFELTGLPAVTLSRGQIAYRNGEIRAETGEGRFVQRPANAPVAKALSTWKELTAPRKVERSGIPAGV